From a region of the Clostridia bacterium genome:
- a CDS encoding nucleotidyltransferase domain-containing protein yields the protein MSKQSVVGLAKSILEPVEQVKMAFLFGSRATARARSDSDVDIAVYWEPRPSRRQRERVWEGLEKALGTEVDLVDLNDCPATLAWEALQGIPLIKRDERFHLEYMLEVSREAEDWQEYLFDLWRWRRRLARQ from the coding sequence ATGTCCAAGCAATCGGTAGTGGGACTGGCCAAGAGCATACTGGAGCCGGTGGAGCAGGTAAAGATGGCCTTCCTATTTGGCTCGAGGGCCACGGCCAGGGCGAGGTCGGACTCTGATGTGGACATAGCGGTGTACTGGGAGCCAAGACCGAGCAGGAGACAGCGAGAACGTGTGTGGGAAGGTTTGGAGAAGGCCTTAGGCACCGAGGTGGACCTGGTCGACCTTAACGATTGCCCGGCGACCCTAGCCTGGGAAGCCCTTCAGGGCATCCCCCTTATCAAGAGGGATGAGCGTTTCCATCTGGAGTACATGCTCGAGGTTTCCCGCGAAGCGGAAGACTGGCAGGAATACCTCTTCGACTTGTGGCGGTGGCGCCGGCGCCTGGCAAGACAGTAA
- a CDS encoding sigma-70 family RNA polymerase sigma factor encodes MGEGRPETVRRTQEFEELYRRYYSQVVRHLTFLVGERAAAEELAQEAFLKLYATPPPREENLLGWLYLVGGRLALNALRGEKRRRRREEQWVRQHCPEVVPLEEAALRRAAVQRVRRILEGLRPRERLALLLRHAGFTYREIGEVLGVEPGSVGTILARAQKSFLARYRQEKGGDGDDLF; translated from the coding sequence TTGGGCGAAGGCAGGCCGGAAACGGTGAGGCGGACGCAGGAGTTCGAGGAGCTGTACCGCCGCTACTATTCCCAGGTAGTGCGCCACCTCACGTTCCTGGTGGGCGAGCGGGCGGCGGCCGAGGAACTCGCTCAGGAAGCTTTTCTCAAGCTCTACGCCACGCCCCCGCCGCGGGAAGAGAACCTCCTGGGCTGGCTCTACCTGGTGGGAGGTCGCCTGGCCCTGAATGCCTTGCGGGGCGAGAAACGGCGGCGCCGGCGCGAGGAGCAATGGGTAAGGCAACATTGCCCCGAGGTTGTCCCCCTGGAGGAGGCGGCCCTGCGCCGGGCCGCGGTTCAGCGGGTGCGGCGGATTCTGGAAGGCCTCAGGCCGCGCGAGCGCCTGGCCCTCCTCCTGCGCCATGCGGGCTTTACCTACCGCGAGATCGGCGAAGTACTGGGCGTAGAGCCGGGCTCGGTGGGCACCATTCTCGCCCGCGCCCAGAAGAGTTTTCTCGCCCGCTACCGCCAAGAGAAAGGAGGCGACGGGGATGATCTGTTTTGA
- a CDS encoding zf-HC2 domain-containing protein, translating into MICFDEGRLLAYLDGQLSPRESREVGAHLAACPRCREVLAGLAAAREQVGRLLSPYHLAALNLPVPQPPAWPKSPRADAPKTGKGVVSWMRRHYQWIAAAAVVALFFGYAPARSLASQFLSIFRVERVQLLHFDPADVAELNEALRAAGDLSVDNFGRVQTRSLPAGPELGEGQLPGALGGYTLQKTGTDSGTLVMITPDVEGINAFLAGLGSGVLMPAELDGRTFKLTMPPALYACYRDEKTGKELNLSRSPAPTLEVPPGVDMAAVRQALLALPILPRDLKRALEGIEDWTRTLPVPDFGGRAEEIALDGAPGIFVPGRERPADRKTSGEMPEGEYYGPTIMLWYRHGIWTVLAGDSELSKEEAFALARQLEAAYGR; encoded by the coding sequence ATGATCTGTTTTGACGAGGGCCGGCTCCTGGCCTACCTGGACGGGCAGCTTTCCCCGCGGGAGAGCAGGGAAGTAGGCGCGCACCTTGCGGCCTGCCCGCGCTGCCGGGAGGTTCTGGCCGGCTTGGCCGCGGCCAGAGAACAGGTTGGCCGTCTCCTTTCTCCCTACCATTTGGCCGCCCTGAACCTGCCGGTGCCGCAACCGCCGGCTTGGCCAAAGTCGCCCCGTGCCGACGCCCCCAAAACCGGGAAAGGAGTTGTGTCCTGGATGCGCCGCCATTACCAGTGGATTGCCGCCGCGGCGGTAGTAGCCCTCTTTTTCGGCTACGCGCCCGCCCGCAGCCTGGCCTCGCAGTTCTTAAGCATCTTCCGGGTGGAAAGGGTCCAGCTTCTACACTTTGATCCGGCCGACGTGGCCGAATTGAACGAGGCCCTTCGCGCCGCAGGAGATCTGAGCGTCGACAATTTCGGCCGGGTCCAGACCCGGTCGCTGCCCGCCGGTCCCGAGTTGGGCGAAGGGCAACTGCCCGGAGCCCTGGGCGGCTATACCTTGCAGAAGACCGGCACCGACTCCGGCACGCTGGTTATGATCACGCCGGACGTGGAGGGCATCAACGCCTTCCTGGCCGGGCTGGGCAGCGGCGTCCTGATGCCGGCCGAGCTTGACGGCCGCACCTTCAAGCTCACCATGCCGCCCGCCCTGTATGCCTGTTACAGAGACGAGAAGACCGGCAAGGAGCTAAACCTCAGCCGCTCGCCGGCACCGACGCTGGAAGTGCCTCCGGGCGTAGACATGGCGGCGGTGCGCCAAGCGCTCCTGGCTCTGCCCATCCTGCCTCGCGATCTCAAGCGGGCTCTGGAAGGGATAGAGGACTGGACCCGCACCCTGCCGGTGCCTGATTTCGGCGGCCGCGCCGAGGAGATTGCCCTGGACGGGGCGCCCGGGATCTTCGTGCCGGGCCGGGAGAGGCCGGCCGACCGCAAGACCTCCGGGGAGATGCCGGAAGGAGAGTACTACGGCCCGACGATCATGCTCTGGTATCGCCACGGGATCTGGACGGTCCTGGCAGGCGACTCTGAGCTGAGCAAGGAAGAAGCCTTTGCCCTTGCCCGGCAACTGGAGGCGGCTTATGGTCGTTGA
- a CDS encoding ABC transporter permease, whose amino-acid sequence MARQLCLLARLGLLEILHKRILVAVLLLTLAYLFLFGLALHYLTQDQGPFDLLGSVQLFTMALYLATFLTSLLSVLVSVGAIAGEIEGGTAYALLARPVSRMTVLLGKYCGYAAFLGLYAALFFLGLWAVVAWQGGVLLAGIGEALALFILQPLVLLSLTFLASTAFSAMGAGAVVFLLYGLSLVAGMVEQVGALLAQAGQSGAAALVNLGILASLLLPVDALYRRAAFSLLENTENLWQGLGAMGPFGVASVPSVWMVVYAGGYLAVTLYLAVRRFQARDI is encoded by the coding sequence ATGGCTAGACAGCTCTGCCTCCTCGCGCGCCTGGGCTTGCTGGAGATCCTGCACAAGCGCATTCTGGTGGCCGTCCTCCTCCTTACCCTCGCCTATCTCTTCCTTTTCGGCCTCGCGCTTCATTATCTTACCCAGGATCAGGGCCCCTTTGACCTTCTGGGATCCGTGCAGCTCTTCACCATGGCCCTTTATCTGGCCACCTTCCTTACCAGCCTCCTTTCCGTGCTGGTGAGCGTGGGCGCGATCGCCGGCGAAATCGAGGGCGGTACGGCCTACGCCCTCCTGGCCAGACCCGTATCCCGCATGACTGTTCTCCTGGGCAAGTATTGCGGATACGCCGCGTTCCTGGGCTTATATGCCGCCCTGTTCTTCCTCGGGTTGTGGGCCGTGGTGGCCTGGCAGGGCGGGGTGCTCCTGGCCGGCATCGGGGAGGCCCTGGCCTTGTTTATCCTCCAGCCCCTGGTGCTCTTGAGCCTGACCTTCCTGGCCAGCACCGCCTTTTCCGCCATGGGGGCCGGGGCGGTGGTTTTCCTCCTCTACGGGCTAAGCCTGGTCGCCGGCATGGTGGAGCAGGTAGGGGCGCTGCTGGCCCAGGCCGGCCAAAGCGGGGCGGCGGCGCTGGTTAATCTGGGGATTCTTGCCAGCCTTCTCCTGCCGGTTGATGCCCTCTACCGCCGGGCCGCCTTCAGCCTCCTGGAGAACACGGAAAACCTGTGGCAGGGCCTGGGAGCCATGGGGCCTTTTGGCGTCGCCTCGGTTCCCAGCGTCTGGATGGTCGTCTACGCCGGCGGCTACCTGGCCGTGACCCTGTACCTGGCGGTGCGGCGTTTTCAGGCTCGGGACATTTAG